The sequence TCATATTAAACCATGGATTGCCTTTGCTGGCGAACTAGGAATATCCAAAGATGAATTAATTTCATATTCTGGAACTGACAAAACACAAAAAGCTGTATCTGATTTGAATCAACTTATGGATACTTTTGATGGAGGAGCATGTGCAATGTATGCCTTTGAAAAAGAAATCCCAAAAATCAGTCAGACAAAACTTGATGGATTGTCTGAATTTTATGGGATGACTAGTAATGAAGCTACAGAATACTTCAAACTTCACACCGAAGCTGACGTTAGACATGCCGCATCTTGGAGAAATATTTTGGAGAGATCCTCAATTGATTCTAGTGTTTTGATTGAAATTGCAGATAAATCAATTTCAGCACAAAACTTGTTGCTTGATAGCTGCTACGAAGAATACTGCTAATCTCATAACATTTTAAACCTGAGAAAAAATTCCTTTGCTTAGGGCCCGTAACTCAGCTTGGTAGAGTAACCGGCTCATAACCGGTGAGCCAAGGGATCGAAGCCCTTCGGGCCCATTATTTCCATTAGTTTTAAAATGAGCGAATTAAAAATTATCTGGCCGCAATGAAGAATCAGAGTTATATCTGAATTGATGATTGGAAGGCATTTGACTGAGCAGCCAAAACTCATTTGTTGATTTGTTTTTTTACCTTTTCTAAGATGTTTGCATCAATTAGATTTTGATCAAACAAAGCCTCTGTAATTTGTAAAATATTTAGAATTGAGTGTATTTTAACTCCTAATTCTAACAATGCTTCATCAGCCCCCTCCATCCGATTTACAATCACATATGCATCTTTTACTGTGATGTTTACTTCTTTCAAAGACTTGATGGCATTAACTACTGAACCCCCCGTGGTTGCAACATCATCGATCATTACAACTTTCATGTTATCGTGAATTTTCCCTTCGACTGATTTTGATGTTCCATAATCTTTTGGCTTGCTTCTTACATAGATTAACGGTTTTACGGTTTCAATTGCCAATGCTGATGCAATTACTAGACCTCCTGTAGGTACTGACACAATTGAATCAAAATTATCTAATCCAATATCTTGCCCAATCTCATTTTCAAGATATTTCACCATTTTTCTAAATTCAATAGGATAACTTGGGACTAATCTCAAATCTACATAATACGAACTCTTTTTTCCACTGGCTAATGTAAAGTCACCAAATTTTATGATGCCATTTTGATGCAAAAAGGTTGCAAACTCTTTTACAAATTCCATACAAAAGTTAACTACACTTGATTTATTTTGTTTTGTATTTAGAGATAATTATGCCTGAAATTTGGTTAAATTATGGAATTACTGATGTTGTTTTAGATATAAAGGCAGAAAATCTGGAGCAAAAAATTGATTCTGAGGGGAAAATTTTAGATGATTCGGTGATCAATGAAAAATTAAACACTCTTGATTTGTCAAAACCAATGGAACTTGTCGTACTGCATAATTCTAAATCTATTCTAAAATTAATCTCTGCGTTGTTTACATTATGCGAGCAAAAATCTAAACCGTTTCCAAAAATACTAACTGATAAAAAAATTCTAAATTTAGTAAAATCTGGATTGCCTGAAGGAAGTTCAATTAATGAATTTGATGATCTGGGCATTTCAAATTCAAATCTAGTATTCATGGGTGAGATGGAATTCAATGGATTATTTGGATATGAGACTATTTCCACACGTCTTATCAAAAAGTTTGGTCAAGAATCGATGCTTTCTGCATATGCCAAAAGACAAGGCAATCTTCCTACACCTGGACAATATCCTGAAAGTTTAACTGAAGCCAAAAAATTTGCAGACAATTTTGAAATTCAAGGAATAGAGATAGTTGCAAATTCTGAAGGGATTGTTGATTTCTCAATAGGACATCCTTCAGAAACTATTGCGTCAACAAAAATTTTGGAATCAAATTCTATCAAAGATGTGGGTCAACATAAAACAATGGTGATCAGCACTGGAAAAGATGCAAGTAATGATAATCTTGGAAATTCATTTTCTTCACTTTGGAATTGCTCTAACGCAATTAAAAAAGATGGTCTTGCTATTTTAGTTGCTGAATGTAAAGGTGGTTTAGGTAATGATGCCCTTCAGCAATACATTGAAGATAGATTGACTATAGAGCAGCTTCGAAATCCTACAAAATACATTGATGGAATGGAAAATTTATTGTTTCTTTCAGAAATACAAAAGAATTTTCAAATTGGATTGGTTTCAATTTTACCTGAATTTTATGCCAAGAAATTAAATTTGATTTCTATGCAGGGAATAAAATATTCTATGGATTATATTTTGAAAACTCAAGGACCTCGTCAAAAAGTTGCAGTAGTTACTGACGGTGCAAGATTGTTGTTAAGGTAGCAAACCTGACAAAAATTCTGTTGGAAGAGGTGCGCATAAAACTGCTAATACGATAATTCCTAGATATGCAAGTTTTCTATTTCTTGATAAAGGTGAGACATCATCTAACGGGGATGCGCTAGGATTCCTTGAACTCATGAACAAAATTAAAAGTGCCATTAACCAATAATTTAACAAAACAAGAATTGCCATACTTCCATATGTTGCATATTTGTGAAGTTTAACTCCAAGTAATGTTCTTGCCATATGCCCTCCGTCTAATTGCCATGCTGGTAATAAATTCAAAAATGTAATTAAGAAACCAATCCATGCTGCAAACATTACTGGTGTCATGATTACTTCATGTCCTGATCCTCCCTTACCAAATAATGCTAAACTAGCAGTCATCAATAATGGCTCTCCTTGATTCCATTCAATCAATCTAGATTCTTCAAATAAGCCTGCAGCAATTTCAGGATCTAAAACTGGAGCAGTATATGCACCATAAATTGAAACTATTATGGCAATAACCAATCCTGCAATTGGGCCTGCAATAGCAACATCGAATAAAATTTCTCGATTAATTGTTAATCCTTTTGACTGAATAAATGCCCCAAAAGTTGGAATTCCAATAATTGGGAGTCCTGGAATGAAATACGGCCAGGTTGTTTTTAGACCGTGTGCTTTTGCAGCAATAATATGACCAAGCTCATGAATTCCTAAAATCCCTAGCAATGACAATGTATACACTGCTGCCATTTCTAATGGATCTCCAATTTCTATTATAGAATTTGTACCTGATGTCCTATAGTATCCATCTACCATTACAAATGAAATAACAATCACAAACAATATTCTTGGAGTCCATGATGTACTCATCCATCTTCTCTGTTTCTTTGGGGGGAATTTTTGAATGATAACATATAGTCCTCCCTCTTCCATTTTTTCTAATTTGCATACGTATCTCATATCTTCTAATTTCCTTGCTAATCCTTCAAATTTTGACTTGAAATTCATATCTTCAATTTTAAATTCTAATGAAAATTCAGTTTTAGTGAAATCACTGACCTGAAATATGGAGTTAACTAATGAAATAATATCTTCTTGTGAAGGATCCTCCATCTAATTAACATGAATTTTTCCATTAAATGGTCTTTTGGTTTAAAATTAAATATTGATAAAACTATACCCCATCATGCAAGTAATCCTAAGACAGTTAGGGGATTGTAATATTAGGAGAGCTGGACCAAGCGATCTAATTTCTGTTATGGAAATTAATCTAAAAACTCTACCTGAACATTATTCAGATTATTTCTATGAAAGTTTACTTGCTGAGTTACCTGAGGCTTTCATTATTGCTGAAATCGGTGGAAAACATGTTGGATACATAATGTGTAAAACAGAATTTGGTTTTTCAAATTTTAAGAAATTAGGTTTTGTTAAAAAAGGGCATGTTGTATCTATTGCAGTAGTTGAAGAACATCGAAGAAAAGGAATAGGAAAAGCACTAGTCGAAGAATCTGTCAATGGTGTAAAGTTAAGAAAATGTGATGAATTCTATTTAGAAGTAAGATGTAGTAATACTGATGCTGTCAGGTTATATGAAAAAATGGGATTTGCAATTAGACAACAATTAAACGCCTATTATCGAGATGGCGAGGATGCGTACCTTATGGCAATTGAATTAGTTCAAACCAATAAATAACTCACAAAAAATTCTTCGCCATGGACAAACGAAAAGGAATGGGTGTTACAATTTTTGTTTTATGTATTGGTAGTTTTTTCCTTTATGCATATTTGTTAATGCTCTCTGAATGGAGTCCTATTGTACTACAACTATCTGTTTTAATGATTGCAGGTGGAATTTTAGGAGTAATTGCTTGGATTGGATATGTGATGGCGACAACTAAACCTTCACCTGCTTCTATTACTTCTGAAGATTAAGTTATTTAGAAATTTTAACATCCACAACTGTTTGATAATATCTTGGACCAACAGCTCTGACAATTTTTGAATGTAGTATTTCAGATTTTACTGGAGTGACTTGGAGATAATGTTCTTCTGAAAGTTTTCCTGCATCTGTTTTTTTATCTGCATGAATATGTGAATAATAATGAATGATGCCTCCATCTTTGGTTGTATCAATTGCTGATTGTAAAAATTCATCTGATCTTTCAGGTAACAACATCAATGTTCTATCTGATTTATCTATCGATTGCTCTTTGATGATTTCTGATGCATCACCATTAATTGAAATTACATTTCCTAAAAGCTTGTTTAACTCAATATTTGTCTCACATAATTTTGAAGCAATTGGGTTGATATCGAGACTATACACTGTGCACTTTTTCTTCTTTGCAGCCATTATTGAAAACATCCCAATCCCTGCAAACATGTTAGTCACCACCTCCCCATTTTGAATCAAATTAGCAATTCTCTCCCTTTCTGTAGACAATCTGGGAGAAAAAAATGCCTTTTCAACATCTACTGTGAATCTACATCCAAACTCCTTGTATTCTGTTTCTGTATTGTCTTCTCCTGCAAGAATTTCTAAATCTCTTGTTCGAAAATCTCCACTCACAGCAGAAGATTGATAGAATACACTTCTTACAATTTTTACATCATCTAACAATGCCTTTCCAATGATCTTCTTTTTTGAGAGGAGTGAATCTGGAATTCTAACAATAATTATTTCACCTATCTGATCAAAAGCAGAAATTAATTCATCACTTTCTTTTTCTGTAAGCACATTTTCTAATGCTTTTTTTAACATTCGAGTCAATGCTTGTAGTAGAAATTTCCACTTGTTTTTTGATCTTTATCTAATCTACTTTCTAATTTATTTACACGAGGTCTTAGACTTTTCTCGTCTCTTCTAAATGACATGTCTAATGATTTGAGAAATCTATTCATTGCATCAGGCTTTGGCATTGGTGATGTTGCAATCCCTGAAGAGCCTGATTCTCCTTCAAATATTATCATTGAATCTGAAACTAAATCCATTAATTGTAAATCGTGATCAATAATAATCGCAGACTTGCCAAACGAGCGTACAAATTTTTGTAAAAATTTTGCTACGGCGATTCTATCCTCTACATCTAAAAATGCTGAAGGTTCATCTAATGCATACAAATCAACTTTTTGCAGTAGACATGATGCAACTGCCACTTTTTGCAATTCTCCTCCAGAAAGTTTTTGGATAGATTTATTGTATAATTTTTTTATCTTTAATGGATCTAGAATTTGTTCTTCTTCCATACTTCCTTCAACTTGACCTCCGTTTGCTTGATCTAATACTGACATAACTTCTACATCAAGATCATTTTGGAGATATTGTGGCTTGTATGCTATCTTGATTTTTTTGCTAATACTACCAGAATCTGGTTTTTCAACTCCTGCAATCATTTTCATTAGAGTTGTTTTACCAAGTGCATTCGCTCCCATTATTCCTAAAACCTCTCCTTTTCTTACTCTTCCAGGCTCAATCGTTACTGAAAATGATGGATATTTTTTCTCTAGTTTTGGATATGTGAGAATATCACTTCCTTCTTGAAAAATATCTGTTGATGAAGATGATACATCAAAAGAAAATTTCTTATCTCTAAATCTCACATTTTCATTTGGTAGATACCCATCAAGAAAAACATTGATTCCAACTTTGGTAGATAAGATACCTGAAACAATTCCATATGCTGTAGGTTCTCCATATAACACTTCGATATAGTCACTTAGAAAATCTAACAATGTTAAATCATGTTCTACCACCATTACACTTTTTCCAATTTTAGCTAAATTTTGTATTACTCTTGCTACACCAGTTCTTTGGAAAACATCGTTGTATGAAGATGGTTCGTCAAAAAAGTAAAATTCTGTATCTTTTGATGCTGCTGTTGCAACTGCAATTCTTTGTAATTCACCACCACTTAGTTCTTTCAAACTTTGTTCCATTGAGTTTTCTAACCCTAACGTTTTGATTAGTTCTCTTGATACTCCCCGTTCATCATATTTGTCTAGTAATTCTTTTCCTGTTCCATCAAATGCTTCGGCAATGTGATGGACTTGTTGTGGTTTAATAGAAGCTCGAATTTGTTTTTGTTCAATCTTTTCAAAATGTTGTTTAAGTTCTGTTCCGCTGTAATGTTTTAAAACCTCATCCCATTCAGGTGGATTTTCATATCTACCTAAATTTGGTTTAAGATTTCCTGATAGGATGTTGACTACTGTACTTTTCCCCATTCCATTTCTTCCCAAAAGTCCTACAACTTCACCTTTTTTTGGAGTAGGTAATTTGTAAAGTCGAAATGAGTTCATCCCGTATTGATGAATTTTATCAGTAGCTAGTTCACTTGCTAAGTTGACGATTGTTATGGCATCAAAAGGACACACTTTGACACAAATCCCGCATCCATTACAAATGTCCTCATCAATCTGAGCCTTTTTTGATTCTTCGTTAATAGTAACACATTCTGCGCCAGATTTATTGACTGGACAATATTTTATGCATTCTAAACCGCATTTTTGTGGCTGACAAAGATCTTGATCTAAAACCGCTACTCTGTGAGTCATGTTGTAATCCGGTATTTTCTTTGCTTTATACCTATTTTGAGCATTTTTTAAAATTGGCGTTACGTTAATAGATGAGAATTTGACATCAAATTTCAAGCCGGCCATAGCGTTAGGGTGCGACCCAATCCCGTTCCGAACTTGGAAGTCAAACCTAATGTCGCTGTTGTGCTACTAAGATGCGAGAGCTCTTGGGAAGCAACAGTGCTGGCATTTTCTACTTTTCAATCAATCTTTTAATATTGAATTAATTGGGTTGATGTGAATTCAATATGCCAAATTGTTCTGTTTGTGGAGAAACATGTGATAATGATATCAGATTGCTAAATCATATGATGGAGAAACATGGCTGGAGAAATCCAAATGTTGGCACACCTGATAGAAACAGTAGAGGATACTAATTCTATAAGTTTTGTAAATAATCTAAAATTAATCTCACTCCAAAACCTGTCGCACCTTTTGGATTGTATGATTTTTCTTTTGTGGCTGTTTGTGTCCATGCAACTCCTGCAATGTCAATATGTGTCCATGGGGTTTTTTCAATTGCATTTTTTAAAAATGCAGCTGCTGTAATAGTTCCAGCTGCTCTTCCGATTCCAATATTTTTCATATCTGCAACATCTGATTTTATCATATCCATATAGTCTTGATTCAATGGTAATTCCCAGACTTCTTCAGTTGTTCTTTTAGAAGACTCGTTGATCTTCTTTGTTAGTTTTTCATCATTTGATACAATTGCTGCGACATTGGTTCCAAGTGCTACAATACATGCACCTGTAAGCGTAGCAAAATCAATAATTGCCTTTGGAGAATAGTGTTTTTCTCCATACGATAGTGCATCAGCTAAAATTAATCTTCCTTCTGCATCTGTATTTAGAATTTCAGCTGTTTTTCCACTGTATAATTTTATAATGTCTCCTGGTCTGTATGACTCTCCACCTGGCATATTTTCAACTGATGGAATAATACCTACAACATTGATTGGTAGTTTTAATTCTGAAATGGATTTCATGATTCCTAATACTGTACATCCACCACACTTGTCGAATTTCATTTCATCCATTGCTGCTCCTGGTTTTAATGAAATACCGCCTGTATCAAATGTCACTGCTTTTCCTACAAGGACAATTGGTTTGTCATTTTTTCTACCACGATTATGTTCTAGAATAATTAATTTTGGTTGATTGTTACTTCCTTGACCTACTGCTGAAATACCACCGAATCCTTTTTTCTTTAATTCAGGTTCTGAAATGATATTACATTTCATTTTATTTTTCTTTGACATAATTTTTGCAAAGTTTGCTAATGTTGTAGGGGTACATTCGTTTGGAGGTAAATTGGCAATACTTTTGGTAAATATCGCACCGTTTGCAACAATCTCAGATATTTTGACAGCTTTTGTAATTTTATCTGATTTTGAAACAATGATGGTAAGATTTGGAGAAGTTTCAATTTTTTCCGTCTTGAATTTTTCAAATTTGTAAAGAGCCATTTTTGTACCTTCGATGATTTGAGATACTGCAGAAATTGGGTCTGTTACAAAACTTGGGGGTGATATGATTGAAAATTCTGATAATTTCAACTCTCTTGCTTTTTGAGCAATTTTTCCTGAGACAAATCTAATGGTATCTTTCGATAGATTCTCTTTTTTTCCTATACCTGCAAGTAGGATTCTTTGTATGGGTTTTCCAGGTATTGGAACGATACTGAATTTTCCTAATTTTCCTTCCATATCTTTTAGAGATTGATTAATTGCCGATGTAGTTTTACTGTCAAATTTTGGTAATCCTAAAACTTTGTTAGAATTTTCTAATACAAATCCACATAGAAGACTCGTTCTCTTTTTAGCGGAACTTTCAGTTTTAATCTTCATATTGAAATTCTCTTTTTTAAAGTATTATTTAGATTTACTATAGATCTATTATCTTACTTCTGGTAATCAGACTTGCAGATCTTACAAATACAGCTTTAACTGTTTTACAATCTTGTTGGCATTCATCATTAATTTTAGACATTGGTGATTTTCTTGTTTTTTTAGATAAAATTGATTTTATTAATGGAAGTAAACCTGCTCTTCCTCCATATGCTCGTTTTTGATTGATAAACCAAAACATTTCTAATGCTGATTCATCCAAAACACTTTTCCTAATTTTTTCTCCAAATTCTGAAT comes from Nitrosopumilus oxyclinae and encodes:
- a CDS encoding leucyl aminopeptidase — translated: MKIKTESSAKKRTSLLCGFVLENSNKVLGLPKFDSKTTSAINQSLKDMEGKLGKFSIVPIPGKPIQRILLAGIGKKENLSKDTIRFVSGKIAQKARELKLSEFSIISPPSFVTDPISAVSQIIEGTKMALYKFEKFKTEKIETSPNLTIIVSKSDKITKAVKISEIVANGAIFTKSIANLPPNECTPTTLANFAKIMSKKNKMKCNIISEPELKKKGFGGISAVGQGSNNQPKLIILEHNRGRKNDKPIVLVGKAVTFDTGGISLKPGAAMDEMKFDKCGGCTVLGIMKSISELKLPINVVGIIPSVENMPGGESYRPGDIIKLYSGKTAEILNTDAEGRLILADALSYGEKHYSPKAIIDFATLTGACIVALGTNVAAIVSNDEKLTKKINESSKRTTEEVWELPLNQDYMDMIKSDVADMKNIGIGRAAGTITAAAFLKNAIEKTPWTHIDIAGVAWTQTATKEKSYNPKGATGFGVRLILDYLQNL
- the rimI gene encoding ribosomal protein S18-alanine N-acetyltransferase, coding for MQVILRQLGDCNIRRAGPSDLISVMEINLKTLPEHYSDYFYESLLAELPEAFIIAEIGGKHVGYIMCKTEFGFSNFKKLGFVKKGHVVSIAVVEEHRRKGIGKALVEESVNGVKLRKCDEFYLEVRCSNTDAVRLYEKMGFAIRQQLNAYYRDGEDAYLMAIELVQTNK
- a CDS encoding ribosome biogenesis/translation initiation ATPase RLI translates to MTHRVAVLDQDLCQPQKCGLECIKYCPVNKSGAECVTINEESKKAQIDEDICNGCGICVKVCPFDAITIVNLASELATDKIHQYGMNSFRLYKLPTPKKGEVVGLLGRNGMGKSTVVNILSGNLKPNLGRYENPPEWDEVLKHYSGTELKQHFEKIEQKQIRASIKPQQVHHIAEAFDGTGKELLDKYDERGVSRELIKTLGLENSMEQSLKELSGGELQRIAVATAASKDTEFYFFDEPSSYNDVFQRTGVARVIQNLAKIGKSVMVVEHDLTLLDFLSDYIEVLYGEPTAYGIVSGILSTKVGINVFLDGYLPNENVRFRDKKFSFDVSSSSTDIFQEGSDILTYPKLEKKYPSFSVTIEPGRVRKGEVLGIMGANALGKTTLMKMIAGVEKPDSGSISKKIKIAYKPQYLQNDLDVEVMSVLDQANGGQVEGSMEEEQILDPLKIKKLYNKSIQKLSGGELQKVAVASCLLQKVDLYALDEPSAFLDVEDRIAVAKFLQKFVRSFGKSAIIIDHDLQLMDLVSDSMIIFEGESGSSGIATSPMPKPDAMNRFLKSLDMSFRRDEKSLRPRVNKLESRLDKDQKTSGNFYYKH
- a CDS encoding TenA family transcriptional regulator; amino-acid sequence: MNIIKKIDEMIEERSLLKHPFYQMWSDGKLTQESLAGYSKEYFQLVKAVPSFMTPIIEKSSEAVVGELVENQQEESDHIKPWIAFAGELGISKDELISYSGTDKTQKAVSDLNQLMDTFDGGACAMYAFEKEIPKISQTKLDGLSEFYGMTSNEATEYFKLHTEADVRHAASWRNILERSSIDSSVLIEIADKSISAQNLLLDSCYEEYC
- a CDS encoding transcriptional regulator; this translates as MPEIWLNYGITDVVLDIKAENLEQKIDSEGKILDDSVINEKLNTLDLSKPMELVVLHNSKSILKLISALFTLCEQKSKPFPKILTDKKILNLVKSGLPEGSSINEFDDLGISNSNLVFMGEMEFNGLFGYETISTRLIKKFGQESMLSAYAKRQGNLPTPGQYPESLTEAKKFADNFEIQGIEIVANSEGIVDFSIGHPSETIASTKILESNSIKDVGQHKTMVISTGKDASNDNLGNSFSSLWNCSNAIKKDGLAILVAECKGGLGNDALQQYIEDRLTIEQLRNPTKYIDGMENLLFLSEIQKNFQIGLVSILPEFYAKKLNLISMQGIKYSMDYILKTQGPRQKVAVVTDGARLLLR
- a CDS encoding transcriptional regulator, which produces MDKRKGMGVTIFVLCIGSFFLYAYLLMLSEWSPIVLQLSVLMIAGGILGVIAWIGYVMATTKPSPASITSED
- the pyrE gene encoding orotate phosphoribosyltransferase, which produces MEFVKEFATFLHQNGIIKFGDFTLASGKKSSYYVDLRLVPSYPIEFRKMVKYLENEIGQDIGLDNFDSIVSVPTGGLVIASALAIETVKPLIYVRSKPKDYGTSKSVEGKIHDNMKVVMIDDVATTGGSVVNAIKSLKEVNITVKDAYVIVNRMEGADEALLELGVKIHSILNILQITEALFDQNLIDANILEKVKKQINK
- a CDS encoding class I SAM-dependent methyltransferase, giving the protein MLKKALENVLTEKESDELISAFDQIGEIIIVRIPDSLLSKKKIIGKALLDDVKIVRSVFYQSSAVSGDFRTRDLEILAGEDNTETEYKEFGCRFTVDVEKAFFSPRLSTERERIANLIQNGEVVTNMFAGIGMFSIMAAKKKKCTVYSLDINPIASKLCETNIELNKLLGNVISINGDASEIIKEQSIDKSDRTLMLLPERSDEFLQSAIDTTKDGGIIHYYSHIHADKKTDAGKLSEEHYLQVTPVKSEILHSKIVRAVGPRYYQTVVDVKISK
- a CDS encoding site-2 protease family protein; translated protein: MEDPSQEDIISLVNSIFQVSDFTKTEFSLEFKIEDMNFKSKFEGLARKLEDMRYVCKLEKMEEGGLYVIIQKFPPKKQRRWMSTSWTPRILFVIVISFVMVDGYYRTSGTNSIIEIGDPLEMAAVYTLSLLGILGIHELGHIIAAKAHGLKTTWPYFIPGLPIIGIPTFGAFIQSKGLTINREILFDVAIAGPIAGLVIAIIVSIYGAYTAPVLDPEIAAGLFEESRLIEWNQGEPLLMTASLALFGKGGSGHEVIMTPVMFAAWIGFLITFLNLLPAWQLDGGHMARTLLGVKLHKYATYGSMAILVLLNYWLMALLILFMSSRNPSASPLDDVSPLSRNRKLAYLGIIVLAVLCAPLPTEFLSGLLP